GGTGGCAAACGCAAAGATTTCCTTGTCGCCGGTCTCCACTTTGACCATCTGGCTTTTCAGGTGTTCGTTCCAAATCGCCAGGACCTTGCCCATAGGCAGCAGGTCCCCGTCTATCGTGAACATGTTTTTCCCGCTCATTTTGGCGCAGTCGGCGGCGCGGTCGGTCCAGAAATGCATGTACTTCACGCGCGGCTCGCACAAGTTGATGCCCATGCGGATAAAATTACGCGTCGCTTCTTCCAGGTCGTTGTTGACCGGGTTGCCGGGCCGATAGGAACTGGTCTCCGTCACGCAGATGGGCCATTCCTGTTTGCACCGGTCCGGGATGCTCGCCCGGTCCAGGCTGGTATTGGCGCGCCAGATGCCGCCTTTGCCCGTGGGCGAATAGGCGTGTGCCACCACAAAGTCAATGTCCTGCCACACCTTTGGAATGACCTGGTCGAACCAGTTGGTCGCAAACCCGCCGTTGATGCCGACCTTCGCCTGCGGGTACGCGGCCTTGATGGCCCTGGAAATCTGGACGGTGACGCTGGCGTAGTGTTCCGGCACCCATTTCCGGAGCTTCATTTTATCGCCGTCGTTCAAGTCATTCTCATTCCCGATTTCAAACCAGATGCGCAGGCCCCGCTCCTGGCACCAGCGCGCCTGTGCTCCCGCCCCCGCCGTAATCGTCTCCAGCGGCTTGGGGATGATCCATTGCCATTCGCCCGGCTCCGCATTGATCGCGTCTATGCCGATGATGTAGAAAAAGTCGTTGACCCCGGCGGCCTGGCCGGTGGCGATATACTCTCCGAAATCCATCGCCTTCCGGAGGGTGCCATCGGCGTTGTAGAAGTCGTTGAAATATCCGCGTCCGGGCTGGTAGCAGGTCAGGTGCGGGTTCGGTCCGGCAAATGGCGGCATGGACCAGATGATGAAGTCCCCAATGTTGCCCTCCATGCCCCGGATTGTTTTTCCGCCCAGCATGCGGAGCGTCTCCGCCTGGGAGTGACGCCGGTTCGGGTAATGTTTATCGGAGGAGTAAAACAGGTTTTCTGAAACCCCGATGGGGCAGGCCGGCAAAGCGTCTTTGACGATCACCTCGGGCTGGACGGAGATGGCGACCGGACCATTTGCGCCCCCAGTTTGTGCGGCGGACGCCAGGCTGGTCAGCAGCAGGATTGTGCCCCAAGCGGGTATGAGAAAGGCGTTAAATCTTTTCATGGGTTGTTTTTACCAACGGTAATACCGGTAAGGATCATCCCCGGCCTGTGGGGCCTGGCGATATTTTTCCCGTGCTGGTGGTTATCCATGATTTCCCGCCGGTTTTCCGCGTTCCATCCAAGAGACCATCGGCCATGGGTGATTACCTGGCCCTCGGCATCGTGGACAAACGCTTCTATTTACCCGACTGCACAAACCACCGATGGGTTCCGGTATCGGTCTTGAGAAATTTCAGCAGGAGCTCGGTGACCTTATGGCAGCCGGAATTGCTGGGATGCAAATGATCCTCGCGCACATCTTGTTCGGACCATATCAAGCCATCGGTTTTGCGAGGCTGGTGGCCGCATGTCCACAGATACGGTCCCCAGATGGCAATGGGTGCTTTTTCCTCGCCGCGCGCCGGATCAAAATTCAACTGCGGGTCGCCCGTGATTTGTTTTTGTATCAGCCAGCGCACACTGAAACCTGATTCGTAGGCATACGGCTCCGGGCTGCCGCTGGTGCGGCTGGACCAGCCGCCATACGTGCGGCTGGAAAACAGCGCGACCCGCAGGTTGGGAAACCGTTTTTTGGCAATGATGAGAATATCCGCGAGGTCCGCCGTCAATGCTTTGGCATGGGCCGGGAATTCACCCAGGGCGCTGGCCCCGGCTTCGACGTGCTTCATCCAAACGGCCTGCACCTGTCCGGCACTGACCCCGGCCTCTTTCAGCCGCAATTCCAGCGTGGGCCAGGAATCCCGCTCTTGGGTGACCGCCCTGACACGCCGCCCCTGTTTGGGCATGTGGAGCACGTCCATTTCCTTATCGAGCCGTTCTTGCTCGGACGTTGGCAACACCTCCGATCCGTCATACGCCCACATAACGGCAGCGCGCCCGCCAATGGCGCCATCCACGATGGTGACCCGGGGCGACTTTTCCGGGTCGGCATCGGCGGTGCGCTTGAAGTCTTCCGATTCCATGTGGGTGTTGGAGAAACCGATGGTGAGCAGCACAATCTTGCCGTCCGGGGCTGGTCGACCGGTGGCATCCAGCGGCTGGATTTTCTCCGATTCCTTTTGGTATGCCGCCTGGTGCGCTGCCGGTGGTTCATTGTGCCCGCCACCGTACAGCCCGCCATCCTCACCCTGATAGGTGCTGGTCAAATCAGTCAATGGGATCAACCGGCTCCAATCGTTCGTGTTCCGCGGTCCGCTGGCGGCAGCGGCTGGCCGATCCGTCGGGCGTTGCCCGCTACGCTTGCGTATCTCCTGTCGCACACGATCCAGATAGGCGCGCTCTTCCGGCGTTAACGCTTCGCCACGCTGAAATTTCTGCATCAGTTCGCGGCCCCGAACTGGGTTGATCGGCTCTTCGGTGGCGGCGAATGTGCCAAGGGCGGCACCAACCATGGCACAAAGCAAAAGCTTCAGACCAATCGGCCGGTAAGTCGCTGCGAGCGCGGAACCAAAATATCTTTGCATTGGTTGGTGAGACGCCATGCTGGACCTTGGGGTTACACGCTAATTGATTGGCAATAAACCAATTCGGAACTGCGGATTTTGTGCTTGTCATTGAACCTTGAATCGGGTTGTATCAGGTCAGCTTAACATTAAGCGTGTACGAATGGCGCAAACTGAAAAAACAAAAGGTGCCGATAATGCGGTGGATGTTTTCATCGTGGACGACGATCCTTTACTGCGGGAATTGGCCGTGTTGTTCGTGAAAGAGACTGGGTTTTCCTATCGTGAATTTCCTAATGCCGAACATGCTTGGGAGGCTTATAAGCTTGCTGATCCGCCCCCCAGACTGATTATCAGCGATTATTTCATGGCCAAGATGACGGGGCTGGATTTGTTGGTGCAGTCCAAAGCCATGAACCCCTCGCTCAAAACGTTGTTGGTCAGCGGTACGGTTGAGGAGTCAGTCATTCGGGGCGCCAACGTGGACGGTTTTCTTGCCAAACCATACCGACCAGAAATGCTGGTCGCCAAAATAAACGAATTCATGAATCAAACTCGCCCTGCCGAATAGCTGGTCGGTACGATTCACTTTCTCCAGGAGTCTTCGGTTTGGTGGTTCAATGTGGGAACTCATCTTTTGGAGAATTCGCCCTCCTGAAACAACCGAAATTTTGAGGTGGAAAAACGGCGCCTCCCTTGGCACGCTCAGACAATGGACTTGATTTGTCGAATGGGTTGGCCCCTCGCGGGGGTTGTTACCACCTGGATGGCAGCCAGCCTGGTCGCGTTAGCGGCCATACCCGGGGCCGTCCCCCCAAACATTTTGCTCGCGGTGGCGGACGATTGGTCGTTTGGCCATGCCGGGGTTTACGGTTGCAAATGGGTCAAGACCCCGGGGTTTGACCGCGTGGCCAAAGAAGGGATTCTTTTCAATCGCGCCTATACTCCCAATGCCAAATGCGCGCCATCCCGTGCCTGTATCCTGACGGGACGCAATCCCTGGCAGTTGGAGGCGGCTTGCAATCATTGGTGCTTTTTCCCCGCCAAATTCAAAACCTACGCCGAGGCGCTGACGGAGCATGGGTATTCCGTGGGCATGACTTGCAAGGGGTGGGCGCCGGGAGTTGCCACCAATTTGCAGGGCGCCGCCCGCGCTATGGCCGGCAAACCATTCAACAAACGCAAGGCTACGCCACCGACACCCGACATCAGCAATAATGATTACGCCGGTAACTTTGCGGATTTCCTGGAAGCCACGCCCACCAATACACCCTGGTGTTTCTGGTATGGGTCGGTCGAGCCGCATCGCGGGTACGAATACGGCAGCGGGGTGGCCAAAGGCGACAAAAAGTTGTCTGAGGTGGATTGGATTCCCGCGTATTGGCCGGACAACGAAGTGGTGCGCAATGACTTGCTCGATTATGCCTTTGAAGTGGAGCACTTTGATCGCCACCTGGTGCGTATGTTGGAGCTGCTGGAAAAACGTGGCCAACTTGACAACACGCTGGTGATCGTGACTTCAGACAACGGCATGCCTTTCCCGCGCGCCAAAGGTCAGGCGTATGATGAATCGAATCATTTGCCGCTGGCCGCGATGTGGCGGCAGGGCATCAAAACCACCGGGCGGGTCGTGGAAGATTACGTGGCGTTTATTGATCTGGCACCCACCTTCCTGGAACTTGCCGGATTGCCTTGGGATAAGAGCGGCATGGCACCCATCACCGGACGCAGTCTCACGGATATTTTTTACTCCTCACAAACCGGCCAGGTCAACCCGGCGCGAGATCATGTGTTGCTGGGCAAGGAACGCCACGATGTGGGACGCCCAAACGATTGGGGCTATCCGATCCGGGCGATCTTGAAAAACGAGTCGCTGTACATTCACAACTTTGAAATCGCGCGCTGGCCGGCCGGCAACCCGGAAACCGGGTATTTGAATTGCGACGGTGGCCCCACCAAAACCGAGGTGATCAAGTCTCGTTTAGAACCGGCTACCAAACGTTTCTGGGACCTTTGTTTCGGCAAACGCGGGACCGAGGAACTGTATGACCTGCGACGCGACCCGGATTGCCTGAACAACCTGGCCGCCAGCCCAACGCAACAATCGCTCAAGGAACAACTTCAACAACAGCTTTTCAAGGAACTCAAGGAGCAGGAAGACCTGCGCATGTTCGGCCAAGGGCAAGTGTACGAGCAGTTTCCCTATGCCGATCCGACGGGGCGTAACTTCTACGAGCGCTATCGTAAAGGCGAAAAGGCCAAAGCCGGCTGGGTGAACCTCAGCGATTTTGAGAAGGTACCGCTGGAATAAATTCGAGAGCAGAGAACCGTGTCTTTTTGTTTTGAATTGTTCATCCGTGACAGTGAAAGTTGGCGGATGACTACGGCACCAACCTCAAATTCACTGAAAATCCTTGCGGCGACACTTTATCCAGGCTGTTGCTCAGCTTCTGCCAATGCGCTACTCCATTCGTTCTGACGAAACTCACATATCCCAGCCACATGCCTTTGCCTGAGTATAGCGATTGATACATCACCACTTCGTTCTGCACAGTCAAAGGCAGCGATCCGGTCAATTTCGTTTTATCTGATAAGGTTCCGGTTAGGATTACGGTTCCAGAAGGCAGAACTGACAATTGAAAGGTTCCATTCGTATTGCCAAGCTGAGTTACCGCCGTCATCAAGTAATTCGCCTTCTGCGCTACCTTCAACACCTTATCCGCCCACAAATCAGCAGCCCAGGTCGTTCCTTGCTTGATTCTGCCAGATATTCCATTACCTCCACTCAAATCCAGATTCATCATTATTTGTAGCGCCGGATCTTTGCCACGAGCGATTGAATTCGAGAAAACCCCACCCACATCAAACGTTCCCCCTGCTGGATACGCTTTGCCTTGATAGGTGAGTTGACCAGTGAATGTGCCTTTGTCAGTTACGGTTAGTTTCAAAGTTCCGCTATTCGTCCAGTCAGCATTGGATAAATCATTGCTGGGGCTGAAAATACCCACGTAATCACCTTTGCGGGATAGGAATGCGTTGGTG
This genomic stretch from Verrucomicrobiota bacterium harbors:
- a CDS encoding response regulator, coding for MAQTEKTKGADNAVDVFIVDDDPLLRELAVLFVKETGFSYREFPNAEHAWEAYKLADPPPRLIISDYFMAKMTGLDLLVQSKAMNPSLKTLLVSGTVEESVIRGANVDGFLAKPYRPEMLVAKINEFMNQTRPAE
- a CDS encoding sulfatase; this encodes MGWPLAGVVTTWMAASLVALAAIPGAVPPNILLAVADDWSFGHAGVYGCKWVKTPGFDRVAKEGILFNRAYTPNAKCAPSRACILTGRNPWQLEAACNHWCFFPAKFKTYAEALTEHGYSVGMTCKGWAPGVATNLQGAARAMAGKPFNKRKATPPTPDISNNDYAGNFADFLEATPTNTPWCFWYGSVEPHRGYEYGSGVAKGDKKLSEVDWIPAYWPDNEVVRNDLLDYAFEVEHFDRHLVRMLELLEKRGQLDNTLVIVTSDNGMPFPRAKGQAYDESNHLPLAAMWRQGIKTTGRVVEDYVAFIDLAPTFLELAGLPWDKSGMAPITGRSLTDIFYSSQTGQVNPARDHVLLGKERHDVGRPNDWGYPIRAILKNESLYIHNFEIARWPAGNPETGYLNCDGGPTKTEVIKSRLEPATKRFWDLCFGKRGTEELYDLRRDPDCLNNLAASPTQQSLKEQLQQQLFKELKEQEDLRMFGQGQVYEQFPYADPTGRNFYERYRKGEKAKAGWVNLSDFEKVPLE